In Leptospira wolbachii serovar Codice str. CDC, the genomic stretch CTAAAAAACCCCATGTTAGGACCTTTATCAGAAAACCTGGGAAAGATTTGGGAGGATGAAGAAAGCGAAGCGGAAGAGCCCTTTCAACTCAACCGATTAGAAATCTATACCATTAAATCCATTTTTATTCCTATTTTTACAGAATCATTGGTTGTCGACAAAGAATGGAATTGGAATCGAGATAGAATTCAAACACATCTAAAAGAATTAACACTCAAAGCAGAACAAAATGCAGAGTTCCCTTATGGCGCCTTTCACATAGTATCTTCTGAAGTTTTATTGAAAGAATTAGAAACCGTATCTGAACGATTTCGAATCTTAAAAGAATCGCTCTTCCATCCAGAAAGTAGTTTGTCCTTTTTTAAAGCTGTATCGATTGGAGATACAGGGCTTCGAGATTGCAAAAAAATGGAACCTTACCTTATAACAGATACATACGCACTTACAGGAGAATGGGAAAACCTAATTGAAAAAGATGGGATATACTACTGGTTTTACGCAGGTAGTTTGTATGATAAACCAACAAAACCCAATGACTATTTAAAGGATTATCTCGGGAAGATGGCTTATGTAATGATTAGCGCCTGTTTGTTTCGAATCACGGGACATCGTTTAATCATCATTCCTGCCAACGCAAAGGATTTTAAAAACGAAAGTTGGCTAGACATGTCTAGTCTCTTGGTAGAGGATTGCCAATCCTATTTAAATTCCATATTTCAATTGGTAACAGAAAAAAATCCAAAATACATTCCCAATGCAGGTTTGAATCTTTTCTTTGCCAAACATTCTCTAGTAGAAATTGAAGGGAATTTAGAGAATGTTGATCTCTTATGGAATGAGTTTTTATTGGAAGAATCCGATACCATTTTACAATTTGAAAGTAAACTGATGAAACTTTCACCTTATACAAAAGTTTTATTAGAAAATTTTTCCATTAATTCTGTTTTAGAGATATTTTTGCCACTTCTAAAAAAAAGGTTTCGATAGATGGACCATCCCCTACTCCACAAACCTAAGTTCATCGAAGCCTCAGCAGGTACGGGAAAAACCCACCTCATCATGGAAATGTTAGGCGATATCATGAAAAATGATGTTCAAAATAATATTCCCGAAAACAGAATTCTAAATACGCTAATTCTCACCTTTACCGAAAAAGCTGCGGGGGAACTAAAGGGACGACTTAAAACAAAAATATTGGAGCTTTCGGAAAATGGAACCAAACCTGGTTTTTATCGTTATTTGCGCGATTTAGACCAAGTCACGATATCTACTATCCACGGGTTTTGTAATATGGTATTGAAAGAATATCCAATTGAAACCCAAAACAACCCAAACGTTCGATTAACAAGCACAGATGAAATTATTAAAAAAAGTTTCTATCTATTAAAACGAAACCATTGGGGAGGAAGAAACTTTGATGATTTAGCAAAGGATTTAATTGAGTCGAAAACTTTAGAAAAAGAATCTTCTATTACCTTTTCTGTATCCAAACTTCTATCCAACACCAAGAACTACCATTTCCCAGAGATCTTGACTTTAGAAAAAGCAATCCTGTCACCTAACATAGAGAAGATCGTTTCTTCTCTAACTCAAGTGATCCAATTCCTTAAGGGTCCAATTGGCGACTCTATTTTTGAACAAGGCGATAAAAGGACCATTCAGAAATGGATGGAGAGTTGGTTGTCCATGGATACGTTTTTGACAGCCATTCTTGCGAAAGACATAGATACCCTCAGAACTGAATTACAAAGGATCGAGAATTTACAAAGGACAGCCGACAAAGTTTCTTACCAATACTTCACATACTTTCTGTTAACCGGAAAAACAATCACAAAAAATCTAACTAAAGAAGCTATTGATGTACAATCATCTATAAAAGCACTCGTATCCTTACTCGAAGACACATTTCCAAAAGATAGAATAGACTTGGATGGGGAATGGTTTTTACAGGAAACGGCACTTAAACTTGCAGAAGATACAAAATTACAATTGAAAACCGGGGATTCATTAACTTACGATCAAATGATCCTCAAAATACATGAAGCTGTTGTTACTTCCCCCAATCCATCACTAATCCAAGCGTTAAAGGAACGATACCAAATTTGTATTTTGGATGAGTTTCAAGATACAGACAAAAATCAATACCAAATCTTTCGCTCCCTCTTTGTGGACGCAAAAGACAAAACCCGAATGTTATTTTGTATTGGAGACCCCAAACAAAGTATCTACGGATTTAGAGGAGCTGACATTGGAATTTATCTAGATGCAGCAAGTGACTTTGCCGACTCCAAAGATAGTCTATCGACAAACTATCGTTCCACGAAAGAGATCATCAATGGACTAAATCTTCTCTTTCATAACAAAGAAAACGATTTGGGTGAAACTAATTTTTTTCCCATAGAAGAACCAGGCTCAAAAAAAGAAAACTACCAATACCATCCAGTCGATTCCCCGAAAGACTCTGAAATCAAATATACTTATGCTAATCCAAATGAATCTGGAATACATATCATTCAATATGCAGATCACTTACAAAATCTGAGCCAAGCAAGGAGTGTTTGGGCAGAGTCGATAAAAAATGAAATTTTTTCTTTTCAGCAAAAGGAACAATCTCTGTCTTTTTTTAAAAAAGACGAAAAACAAATTCAATCTGTTAAACTTAGAGACATTGCCGTGTTATGTGGCAGTAAAAAGGAAACAGAACTGATCGAAAAGACTTTGTCAAAAGCAGGAATTCCCTGTTCCATTTACAAACAAAGAGGGATTTTTCAATCAAGGGAAGCAGATCAAATTGAAAACTTATTGGAATGTTTGGTTCAGTCGAACAGTTCACGCTCTTACAAACGAATTCTTTTTTCTGATCTTTTTGGTGTCCGTCCAGAAGATCTATCCAAATACAATGAACATTCTATTGATTCCTACGAG encodes the following:
- a CDS encoding UvrD-helicase domain-containing protein, which produces MDHPLLHKPKFIEASAGTGKTHLIMEMLGDIMKNDVQNNIPENRILNTLILTFTEKAAGELKGRLKTKILELSENGTKPGFYRYLRDLDQVTISTIHGFCNMVLKEYPIETQNNPNVRLTSTDEIIKKSFYLLKRNHWGGRNFDDLAKDLIESKTLEKESSITFSVSKLLSNTKNYHFPEILTLEKAILSPNIEKIVSSLTQVIQFLKGPIGDSIFEQGDKRTIQKWMESWLSMDTFLTAILAKDIDTLRTELQRIENLQRTADKVSYQYFTYFLLTGKTITKNLTKEAIDVQSSIKALVSLLEDTFPKDRIDLDGEWFLQETALKLAEDTKLQLKTGDSLTYDQMILKIHEAVVTSPNPSLIQALKERYQICILDEFQDTDKNQYQIFRSLFVDAKDKTRMLFCIGDPKQSIYGFRGADIGIYLDAASDFADSKDSLSTNYRSTKEIINGLNLLFHNKENDLGETNFFPIEEPGSKKENYQYHPVDSPKDSEIKYTYANPNESGIHIIQYADHLQNLSQARSVWAESIKNEIFSFQQKEQSLSFFKKDEKQIQSVKLRDIAVLCGSKKETELIEKTLSKAGIPCSIYKQRGIFQSREADQIENLLECLVQSNSSRSYKRILFSDLFGVRPEDLSKYNEHSIDSYEKSLIDVWLKLIRDNRYAAFFRSVMDETKILWDHELKNLEWERKRTNYRQIFQRLLEFQIRSNANLNELLGELRELKQAKTSPEEEPLFDRETEDDAVQILTIHASKGLEWPIVFLYYFGTRPQSLTDYEYPTVIEESHKTERRWILSLWDSKNGKQNEYKHFLNEQKRLLYVALTRPNLRLYLPKLSWGKDSTQKSGYGNILLTELERIQEYSKTHLDSKKCFLFRNGSNTQTFEKTINTPNSILTKNSNASPIVLPTEIKAGRILLQHSYTSLQTSQNLLEKINGETYKEIEETLEPESTKIKSKLPSSSRTGNFLHRILELCDFSTFELPIEKILNHPSWIWAYTESIRQYPIKLPFDTEEPLDLIVATLLKRAMKAEITLVDGKCFSLSELKPEERSSELKFHLYVQKMLEKTGVRLTPGFENYLKGAIDLVFCKNGKYYIADYKSNLLPNDLYDKNSVTSAVIEKGYMIQKSVYALILYDYLSSLYGDELALERFGGVYYLFLRGMGSAKDSGIYSDLKSSKEVWTTGTFLEIRKEVLAYIQEAALSLEKLYL